The Miscanthus floridulus cultivar M001 chromosome 7, ASM1932011v1, whole genome shotgun sequence genome includes a region encoding these proteins:
- the LOC136465737 gene encoding uncharacterized protein, translating into MALFVKRFGKFMVKKGYHARRKKSSSMNKDEARRCFKCGSKDHLVAQCPYNSENKDDDKKGKKKDKKGKKKHKKEKKEKKDKMTFKKKKKGGSYVFTWGSDASLSDDDDIDDDKTTKKKALSNAFVNMENNNAILKVNHEDLLVDQKALIE; encoded by the exons atggctctctttgtgaagagatttggcaaattcatggtgaagaagggctatcatgcaagaagaaagaagtcatcaTCAATGAACAAGGATGAAgcaaggaggtgcttcaagtgtggtagcaaggatcatcttgttgcccaATGCCCCTATAATAGTGAGAATAAAGACGATGATAAGAAgggcaagaagaaagacaagaagggTAAGAAGAaacacaagaaggagaagaaggagaagaaggacaagatgaccttcaagaaaaagaagaagggtggttcatatgtgttCACTTGGGGTAGTGATGCttccttaagtgatgatgatgatattgatgatgacaagaccaccaagaagaaggctctt TCAAATGCCTTCGTCAACATGGAAAACAACAACGCCATCCTCAAGGTCAACCATGAAGACTTGCTTGTTGACCAGAAGGCGCTCATTGAGTAG
- the LOC136463585 gene encoding uncharacterized protein, translating into MPGAPCNVEPTGRRLRWRGLGRRRRRRLPVARLGGGDRAGRGRGILRRLRLRWLTARWLRRAARRLAAIYLAALAGPPAPTGTSSSSTCPPWIGLEPCFATPFVVSTRPCW; encoded by the coding sequence ATGCCGGGCGCGCCATGCAACGTCGAGCCAACGGGCCGCCGGTTGCGCTGGCGCGGGCTCGGCCGCAGGCGCCGCCGGAGGCTCCCGGTCGCccggctcggcggcggcgacagGGCCGGGCGTGGGCGTGGAATCCTGCGCAGGCTCCGGCTGCGCTGGCTCACGGCGCGGTGGCTGCGGCGCGCGGCCCGCAGGCTGGCGGCGATCTACTTGGCGGCGCTCGCGGGCCCGCCGGCTCCGACcggcacgtcgtcgtcgtcgacctgCCCGCCGTGGATCGGCCTGGAGCCATGCTTCGCCACGCCGTTCGTGGTCAGCACCAGGCCGTGCTGGTGA